The Fimbriimonas ginsengisoli Gsoil 348 genome window below encodes:
- a CDS encoding BamA/OMP85 family outer membrane protein, translating to MLIRRTLMSTALLSLAIIATAQAQTTVVKEIVIQGNRRVSREAILAAMRTKVGQPYVQENLDRDQRALDDLGFFEAVSVRPSPLEGNSWRITVDLTEWPEVKEIRVVGNSVIKTEDILNVIKPFIKPGDVYNLNSLRPASDAIRSLYSKKGFFLAAIEEFAPLKESPNTVNIALVETRVGTVSVQGARATRDSVIRRLIKTRSGDPYSENKWVNDLRRLYNTSWFESVTTSIDPEREAGKVDLTANVKETKTGQFNVGLQLDPRNKLAGVIRLSDTNFRGTGQTVGINYIQATQGSGPSVDLDYVNPFFDSKDTALRVSIYSRLVFRFANVFSSSSPTSSSSDYNERRTGGSIGFSRPVGDSLSYGLSVRYENVKTNNVSATGADRFIQQDGDVGVASLGFIRNRRDRDIDATRGDWLKLDVEPGYANITDVGGAAAGTNVIGTHTFFRTNLEFRKYFTDQGKLTPKDLDAAKRVLALRAKVGSIQGTVPFFEQFFAGGADTLRGYPEDRFWGRNQLLTTAEVRYPIQKAFSIIGFVDYGGAWGGYNTVNDFTQSAGISLHLGYGMGLSFRTPLGPIRVDLGFDERGKSRTHFLIGTSF from the coding sequence ATGTTGATCAGAAGAACCCTCATGTCGACGGCGCTGCTGAGCCTGGCAATCATCGCTACGGCCCAAGCTCAAACGACCGTCGTGAAGGAGATCGTAATTCAAGGCAACCGCCGCGTGTCCCGCGAGGCGATCCTTGCCGCGATGCGCACCAAGGTCGGCCAGCCTTACGTCCAGGAGAACCTGGACCGCGACCAGCGCGCGCTCGACGATCTCGGCTTCTTCGAAGCCGTCAGCGTTCGCCCAAGTCCGCTGGAAGGAAATTCCTGGCGGATCACGGTCGACCTTACGGAATGGCCGGAGGTCAAAGAGATTCGAGTTGTGGGTAATTCGGTTATCAAAACCGAAGACATCCTCAACGTCATTAAGCCGTTTATCAAGCCTGGGGACGTTTACAACCTGAACTCCCTCCGACCGGCGAGCGACGCGATTCGATCGCTCTATTCCAAGAAAGGATTTTTCCTCGCCGCGATCGAAGAGTTCGCGCCCCTGAAGGAATCTCCCAATACGGTCAATATCGCCTTGGTGGAGACCCGGGTGGGCACCGTCTCGGTGCAGGGCGCTCGGGCTACCCGCGACTCGGTCATCCGGCGGCTCATCAAGACCCGGTCGGGCGATCCGTATTCGGAGAACAAATGGGTGAACGACCTCCGCCGGCTCTACAACACGAGCTGGTTCGAGAGCGTGACCACCTCGATCGACCCTGAGCGAGAAGCGGGCAAGGTCGACCTCACGGCCAACGTCAAGGAAACCAAGACGGGTCAGTTCAACGTAGGCCTTCAGCTCGATCCGCGAAACAAGCTCGCCGGCGTCATCCGCCTGTCCGACACCAACTTCCGGGGAACCGGCCAAACCGTCGGCATCAACTACATTCAGGCCACCCAAGGCAGCGGGCCGAGCGTCGACCTCGACTACGTAAATCCGTTCTTCGATTCCAAAGACACGGCGCTACGGGTTTCCATCTACAGCCGGCTCGTCTTCCGGTTCGCCAACGTCTTTAGCTCTTCCTCCCCCACCAGCTCCAGCAGCGACTATAACGAGCGGCGGACGGGCGGCTCCATCGGCTTTTCCCGGCCGGTAGGCGATTCGCTAAGCTACGGCCTCAGCGTCCGGTACGAGAACGTAAAGACGAACAATGTCTCCGCAACCGGCGCGGACCGGTTTATTCAGCAAGACGGCGACGTCGGCGTGGCCTCGTTAGGGTTTATCCGGAATCGCCGCGACCGAGACATCGACGCGACGCGTGGAGACTGGCTTAAACTCGACGTCGAGCCGGGCTACGCGAACATCACCGACGTCGGCGGCGCAGCGGCCGGAACCAACGTGATCGGCACCCACACGTTCTTCCGCACCAACCTAGAATTCCGCAAGTACTTCACCGACCAGGGCAAGCTGACTCCGAAGGATCTCGACGCCGCCAAGCGCGTGCTCGCCCTTCGAGCCAAGGTTGGCTCGATCCAAGGCACGGTTCCGTTCTTCGAACAGTTCTTCGCCGGCGGCGCGGACACCCTCCGCGGCTATCCCGAGGACCGATTCTGGGGCCGCAACCAGCTTCTCACCACCGCCGAGGTCCGTTATCCGATCCAAAAGGCTTTCAGCATTATCGGCTTCGTCGATTACGGCGGCGCCTGGGGCGGATACAACACGGTCAACGACTTCACCCAATCTGCCGGCATCAGCCTGCACCTCGGCTACGGAATGGGGCTTAGCTTCCGCACTCCCTTGGGGCCGATCCGAGTGGACCTCGGTTTCGACGAACGAGGCAAAAGCCGCACACACTTCCTCATCGGTACATCTTTCTGA
- a CDS encoding OmpH family outer membrane protein has translation MKFERLGWIIAAVLAGGIAGVGFQGGNEKVGTVDLAKVFNDSEYAKKQTELLRTMGTTRQSIMEFLKANPHMKAEDATKFRDLSLKDPLAAPDKAELERLKNEAQATETKYRELSTKDKPTPTEVTQIEELNRRRETAVQLLEKWNSDFTAEVGQRQEGLRNETLQRVKEAVQQAAKSQGYSMVFVQDVAPYSANDLTAEALKVMNAKK, from the coding sequence ATGAAATTTGAGAGACTAGGTTGGATCATCGCCGCTGTCCTTGCTGGCGGCATTGCTGGAGTCGGTTTCCAGGGAGGAAACGAGAAGGTCGGCACCGTCGATCTGGCTAAGGTTTTCAACGACAGCGAGTACGCGAAGAAGCAAACCGAGCTCCTTCGCACGATGGGGACCACCCGCCAGAGCATCATGGAGTTTCTGAAGGCGAATCCCCACATGAAGGCGGAGGACGCGACCAAATTCCGGGACCTGAGCCTGAAAGATCCGTTGGCGGCGCCCGACAAGGCCGAGCTGGAGCGACTGAAGAACGAAGCCCAGGCGACCGAGACGAAGTACCGCGAGCTGTCGACCAAGGATAAACCGACTCCGACCGAGGTAACCCAAATCGAGGAGCTGAACCGCCGGCGCGAGACCGCCGTGCAGCTCTTGGAGAAGTGGAACAGCGACTTCACGGCCGAGGTCGGCCAGCGGCAGGAAGGGCTCCGCAACGAAACCCTCCAGCGCGTCAAGGAAGCTGTCCAACAGGCCGCCAAATCGCAGGGCTACTCCATGGTCTTCGTCCAAGACGTCGCCCCCTACTCCGCCAACGACCTCACCGCCGAAGCGCTGAAGGTGATGAACGCCAAAAAATAG
- a CDS encoding OmpH family outer membrane protein: MSNLRFLQLGWVVAAAVIGVTVAGGFQDKTDKIGVVDISKVVEQSDFGKANQEMFAKMKTAREGLLEFIDTYRVLTPEQATRIRELSLKANLTKEESAELDRIKAEVVATSKRSTELSTKPNMTPEERNLVEDFARRSQNMNDVATRWFREFTSDMQSWADKQKLDSIEKARAAIQEVAKQQMYTVVFEVGVAPYGANDLSDETLKAMNAKK, from the coding sequence ATGAGCAATCTTCGCTTTCTTCAGCTTGGCTGGGTCGTCGCCGCGGCCGTAATCGGGGTGACGGTGGCCGGTGGGTTCCAGGACAAGACCGACAAGATCGGCGTCGTCGACATCAGCAAGGTCGTCGAGCAGAGCGACTTTGGCAAGGCGAACCAAGAGATGTTCGCCAAGATGAAGACGGCCCGGGAAGGGCTGTTGGAATTCATCGATACCTATCGCGTGTTGACCCCCGAACAAGCCACTCGTATCCGCGAGCTCAGTCTCAAAGCCAATCTGACGAAAGAAGAATCGGCGGAGCTCGACCGGATCAAAGCCGAAGTGGTCGCCACCAGCAAGCGCTCGACCGAGCTTTCGACGAAGCCGAACATGACGCCGGAGGAGCGAAACCTCGTGGAGGACTTCGCTCGGCGAAGCCAAAACATGAACGACGTGGCCACCCGGTGGTTCCGTGAGTTCACCTCCGACATGCAATCCTGGGCGGACAAGCAGAAGCTGGATAGCATCGAAAAGGCCCGCGCCGCCATTCAGGAAGTCGCCAAGCAGCAGATGTACACCGTCGTCTTCGAAGTCGGCGTTGCCCCTTACGGGGCGAACGACTTGTCGGACGAAACTCTAAAAGCGATGAATGCCAAGAAGTAG
- the lpxD gene encoding UDP-3-O-(3-hydroxymyristoyl)glucosamine N-acyltransferase: protein MERDVPGWTLGELATLFGGELVGPADLRVTTPIPVDGVDPAGLTFAESDEFLRQAAAGGAAAVLAPKGATPVGKPTIFVDSPRTSFGVFLAMAQRPLPLAAGVHPTAVVSPEATVAESAQIGPYAVVERGAVIGERCRVFPFCYVGENCHLGEGTVLFPHAVLYQDVTIGARGIVHSGAVLGADGFGFTWNGQRQVKIPQVGGVTLGDDVEIGAITAVDRATAGQTMIGNDSKLDNLVQVGHNTRIGSHTVVASQTGISGSTRIGDRVTIAGQAATNDHITICDDVVLAGRTGVTSDIKEAGTYFGLPARPLGEAMRTMMLTTKLQELFKRVKDLERGKEIS, encoded by the coding sequence ATGGAGAGAGACGTACCGGGCTGGACTCTAGGCGAGTTGGCGACACTATTCGGCGGCGAGCTCGTGGGTCCGGCCGATCTACGCGTAACCACGCCAATCCCGGTCGACGGCGTCGACCCGGCTGGGCTTACGTTCGCTGAGTCGGACGAGTTCTTGAGGCAAGCCGCCGCCGGCGGCGCGGCAGCGGTGCTGGCTCCCAAGGGAGCCACCCCGGTAGGGAAGCCGACGATTTTCGTCGACAGCCCGCGCACGTCGTTCGGCGTCTTTCTGGCGATGGCGCAGCGCCCGCTGCCGCTGGCGGCCGGCGTTCATCCCACTGCCGTCGTCAGCCCGGAGGCAACTGTCGCCGAGTCGGCCCAGATCGGTCCGTATGCGGTCGTCGAGCGCGGAGCGGTGATCGGCGAGCGCTGCCGCGTCTTTCCGTTCTGCTACGTGGGTGAGAATTGCCATCTGGGCGAGGGGACCGTTTTGTTCCCGCACGCCGTGCTTTACCAAGACGTGACCATCGGGGCGAGGGGAATCGTTCACAGTGGCGCGGTGCTTGGCGCGGATGGATTTGGTTTCACGTGGAACGGTCAGCGGCAGGTCAAGATCCCGCAAGTCGGCGGAGTGACTCTCGGCGACGACGTGGAAATCGGCGCGATTACCGCCGTGGATCGAGCCACCGCGGGTCAGACGATGATCGGAAACGACTCGAAACTGGATAACTTGGTGCAGGTCGGGCACAACACGCGTATCGGCTCCCATACGGTCGTCGCCAGCCAAACTGGAATCAGCGGCAGTACCCGGATCGGGGATCGAGTGACCATCGCCGGCCAGGCCGCCACCAACGATCACATCACGATCTGCGACGACGTGGTTTTGGCGGGACGGACCGGCGTCACCAGCGACATTAAGGAAGCCGGCACCTACTTCGGCCTACCGGCCCGGCCCCTTGGAGAAGCGATGCGGACGATGATGCTGACCACGAAGCTCCAAGAGCTCTTCAAGCGCGTGAAAGATCTGGAACGCGGGAAGGAGATTAGTTGA
- a CDS encoding UDP-3-O-acyl-N-acetylglucosamine deacetylase, which yields MRSFPRHTVRQPFTVAGLGLHTGVPVSVTVHPGDQGIGFRYGGTRVLAHPANVTDTTRSTKLGEVGTVEHLMSAFAGLEITDAEVELDAPELPGLDGSAGGYIDAIMGVGIEQIGDREFPSLYTRLFLQEDGGPKMAIGKGNGQWRFVFATDDRWPGEQAFELEDAVGGYVEHIARARTFAFAEEVPMIIQLGLGRGLDENSALILGIEGYKNEPRYPDEPARHKLLDLMGDLYLAGVPVRALNVVSERSGHRANVKAAAMLAQAMGNTQPAT from the coding sequence TTGAGGAGCTTCCCGCGACACACCGTTCGTCAACCGTTCACGGTCGCGGGCCTCGGTCTTCATACCGGAGTTCCGGTGTCCGTAACCGTGCATCCGGGCGATCAGGGGATCGGTTTTCGCTACGGCGGCACGCGTGTGCTCGCTCACCCGGCGAACGTCACCGATACGACGCGCAGCACGAAGCTCGGCGAAGTTGGCACGGTAGAGCACCTGATGAGCGCTTTTGCGGGTTTGGAGATCACGGATGCGGAGGTCGAGCTCGATGCTCCGGAACTGCCCGGGCTCGACGGAAGCGCCGGCGGCTACATCGACGCGATCATGGGTGTCGGTATCGAACAGATCGGCGACCGTGAGTTTCCGTCGCTCTATACGCGACTCTTCCTCCAAGAGGATGGCGGTCCTAAGATGGCGATCGGGAAGGGAAACGGTCAATGGCGTTTCGTGTTCGCTACCGACGACCGATGGCCCGGCGAGCAGGCTTTTGAGCTGGAAGACGCCGTCGGAGGCTACGTTGAGCACATCGCCCGCGCGAGGACCTTCGCCTTCGCGGAAGAGGTGCCGATGATCATTCAGCTCGGTCTCGGCCGGGGCCTCGACGAGAACTCGGCCTTAATTTTGGGGATCGAAGGATACAAGAACGAGCCCAGATACCCCGACGAGCCTGCGCGGCACAAGCTGCTCGACCTAATGGGAGACCTTTACCTGGCCGGAGTGCCCGTCCGCGCCCTAAACGTCGTCTCGGAACGCTCGGGCCACCGTGCCAACGTCAAAGCCGCCGCCATGCTAGCCCAAGCCATGGGCAACACCCAACCCGCAACATAG